The Metabacillus schmidteae genome has a segment encoding these proteins:
- a CDS encoding ABC transporter permease subunit — protein sequence MKSKKSFFKRAVIKQDFRQHGWISIVYFLGLVFTVPLGLLQLASQEFIIFADYDTYLKINTEIQVFLYFSIPVAAALLLFRYIQSESSVDMIHSLPIRRETLYVSHIISGLLLLIVPIILTAIITFFVTNSIDGFAGILTISDLLTWTGLSILLTCMMFAFPVAVGFITGMTTAQAILTYVFLFLPLGMVALVSYNLSYLLFGFTPIFIEDKLMYLSPFVRFIENWGESDPYTMLELIIYIGITILSLVLGLIFYRYRQLERATEVLAFSFMKPIFKYGVTFCAMILGGSYFSASGSLNWSWIIFGYITGALIGYTAAEMILQKTWRILNLRFFTGIAIYSVVFIAILFSIKTDLFNYETKLPRMDQIEKVYFGESYHLQELTNNNVNPYSDSKLYIQDIRNLHEEIIQQRDFVEEQKDAQIQKHSAVFVYQLNNGKELKREYLIPVDALQEKLKPVLEAKDYKVNLPEFSQIQREDVINIQIVPYGPSHQYNPVTITDEKEISDFRKAIEADILSQSLEDIVGTTAPWAYIEIGYKQDNSDTPHMYEGYSVNWKKSFTSTTKWLEDHGYLENTRIDETDITNAEVTYVPTNPQEDIYMPEVIYERGQKHVTITEKETLSTIIYHFSEYSEENVYYVKLTLTDGNVWYGSIPTEYVPEDAKNQIQ from the coding sequence ATGAAATCGAAAAAGTCCTTCTTTAAACGCGCAGTGATTAAACAAGATTTTAGACAGCATGGCTGGATAAGTATCGTCTACTTTCTCGGATTAGTATTCACTGTTCCTTTAGGGCTTCTACAGCTCGCTTCACAAGAATTTATTATATTTGCAGATTACGATACGTATCTAAAAATCAATACCGAGATTCAAGTATTTCTCTATTTTTCAATCCCGGTTGCAGCTGCACTATTACTTTTCCGCTATATCCAAAGTGAATCTTCTGTTGATATGATCCACAGCTTGCCAATAAGGAGAGAAACCTTATACGTTAGCCATATTATTAGCGGTCTATTATTATTAATTGTTCCAATCATCCTAACTGCCATTATTACATTTTTCGTCACAAATTCTATTGATGGTTTTGCTGGCATCCTAACGATCTCTGATTTATTAACCTGGACAGGTTTAAGTATCTTATTAACATGCATGATGTTTGCCTTTCCTGTAGCTGTTGGCTTTATAACCGGAATGACAACAGCACAAGCAATCCTGACATATGTATTTTTATTTTTGCCACTTGGCATGGTTGCACTTGTTTCATATAATCTTTCTTATTTGCTTTTTGGTTTTACACCTATTTTTATTGAAGATAAGTTAATGTATTTATCCCCTTTTGTACGCTTTATTGAAAACTGGGGAGAAAGTGATCCATACACAATGCTGGAATTAATTATCTATATAGGCATAACCATTCTTTCATTGGTATTAGGATTAATCTTCTATCGTTATAGACAACTTGAAAGAGCAACAGAAGTCCTTGCATTCTCATTTATGAAGCCAATCTTTAAGTATGGTGTCACCTTTTGTGCAATGATTCTAGGTGGATCTTATTTTTCAGCATCAGGATCATTGAACTGGAGTTGGATCATATTCGGCTATATTACCGGAGCCTTAATTGGATACACGGCAGCAGAAATGATTCTGCAAAAAACATGGCGTATTCTTAATCTTCGTTTCTTCACAGGTATTGCTATCTATAGCGTTGTGTTTATAGCCATCCTTTTTAGTATTAAAACAGATCTATTCAATTATGAAACAAAGCTTCCTAGAATGGATCAGATCGAAAAGGTTTACTTCGGTGAGTCCTACCACCTTCAAGAATTAACGAATAACAATGTGAATCCATATTCTGATTCCAAGCTTTATATACAAGATATACGTAATCTTCATGAGGAAATAATTCAACAAAGAGATTTTGTTGAGGAACAAAAAGATGCTCAAATACAAAAGCATTCGGCAGTATTTGTTTACCAATTAAATAATGGTAAAGAATTAAAACGTGAATATTTAATTCCTGTAGATGCCCTTCAGGAAAAGCTTAAACCAGTATTAGAAGCAAAGGACTATAAAGTCAATTTACCTGAGTTTTCACAGATTCAGAGGGAAGATGTTATTAATATACAGATTGTCCCTTATGGACCAAGTCATCAGTATAATCCGGTAACAATTACAGATGAAAAAGAAATTTCTGATTTTAGGAAAGCAATTGAGGCGGACATTCTTTCACAATCGTTGGAAGACATTGTTGGAACAACTGCTCCATGGGCTTACATTGAAATAGGATACAAACAAGACAATAGTGATACACCTCATATGTATGAAGGTTATTCAGTAAATTGGAAGAAATCCTTTACTTCTACTACAAAATGGTTAGAGGACCATGGTTATTTAGAAAATACGCGTATAGATGAGACCGATATTACGAATGCAGAAGTGACATATGTTCCAACCAATCCCCAAGAGGATATTTATATGCCAGAAGTAATTTATGAACGTGGTCAGAAACATGTGACAATAACAGAAAAAGAAACACTTTCTACAATCATTTATCATTTCTCAGAGTACTCTGAAGAAAATGTGTACTATGTGAAACTTACATTAACTGACGGAAATGTATGGTACGGATCTATCCCAACTGAATATGTACCAGAAGATGCAAAAAATCAGATTCAGTAA
- a CDS encoding ABC transporter ATP-binding protein produces MIRVQSISKTYNKQLAVNDLTLQVKKGSIYGLLGSNGAGKTSLLKMIAGINRPDKGTIEINERPAYENLAVKEKTVFIPDVLYFFPQATVAQMAAQYEEYYPDWNKERFEHLKSAFNIDLSRKVHRLSKGMKRQVAFWLALSAMPDVLILDEPIDGLDPVMRQKVKNLLFQDVAERELTVIISSHNLREIEDLCDHVGIMHNGKIIIEKEIDDIKSDTHKIQLALADPTHEEHILNQLTILHHEKRGSVSLLIVRGNEEKINKIIQSSTVLIYDLLPLTLEEIFIYEMEDVGYEIEKVLL; encoded by the coding sequence ATGATTAGAGTGCAATCCATAAGCAAAACGTACAACAAACAATTAGCTGTAAATGATCTAACACTCCAAGTAAAAAAAGGCTCAATTTACGGCTTACTCGGATCAAACGGTGCAGGTAAAACCTCACTCTTAAAGATGATCGCAGGCATTAATCGGCCTGATAAAGGGACGATCGAGATAAACGAACGACCTGCTTATGAAAATTTAGCTGTAAAAGAAAAAACAGTTTTTATCCCTGATGTTCTTTATTTCTTTCCTCAAGCAACTGTTGCACAGATGGCTGCACAATATGAAGAATATTATCCAGATTGGAATAAAGAACGGTTTGAGCACCTAAAATCTGCCTTTAATATTGATTTAAGTCGGAAAGTTCACCGACTGTCAAAAGGAATGAAGCGACAAGTCGCATTTTGGCTGGCATTATCTGCAATGCCTGATGTTCTTATCCTTGATGAGCCTATCGACGGCCTGGATCCGGTTATGAGACAGAAAGTAAAAAACTTACTGTTTCAAGATGTAGCCGAGAGAGAACTAACTGTCATCATTTCATCTCATAATTTACGGGAAATTGAAGATTTATGCGATCATGTCGGCATCATGCATAATGGCAAAATCATCATTGAAAAGGAAATTGATGATATAAAATCTGATACTCACAAAATACAATTAGCCTTAGCCGATCCAACCCATGAAGAGCATATATTAAATCAATTAACGATTTTACATCATGAAAAACGTGGAAGTGTTTCTCTATTAATCGTTCGAGGCAATGAAGAGAAAATCAACAAAATTATCCAATCATCCACTGTTCTCATCTATGATTTATTACCATTAACATTGGAAGAAATATTTATTTATGAAATGGAGGATGTAGGCTATGAAATCGAAAAAGTCCTTCTTTAA